A genome region from Defluviimonas aquaemixtae includes the following:
- a CDS encoding class I SAM-dependent methyltransferase, with product MTQAFFTLHRDLPREGPGTAEDVRWALSIVGRPARVIDAACGPGADTVTLAEELPEARIEAVDRTTHFVAEARTRVARFGGRVSVREGDMRELTGPADLIWCAGALYFLGIETALPLWRRALAPGGKVAFSEPVFVTDPPSEAARAFWADYPGVGGAASIARRVEEAEYRAVATRTLTGQPWADYYLPMEARIERLRPGASGALAQVLDAAEREIALWRAAPDEVAYLLAVTEPA from the coding sequence GTGACGCAGGCGTTCTTCACGCTCCACCGCGATCTCCCGCGTGAGGGGCCGGGAACGGCGGAGGACGTCCGCTGGGCGCTCTCGATCGTCGGCCGGCCGGCGCGGGTGATCGACGCCGCCTGCGGTCCGGGGGCGGACACCGTGACCTTGGCCGAGGAACTGCCCGAGGCGCGGATCGAGGCGGTGGACCGGACCACGCATTTCGTCGCCGAGGCGCGGACTCGTGTGGCCCGGTTCGGCGGGCGGGTCAGCGTGCGCGAGGGTGACATGCGCGAGCTGACCGGCCCCGCCGATCTCATCTGGTGCGCGGGCGCGCTCTACTTCCTCGGCATCGAGACCGCGCTGCCGCTCTGGCGGCGGGCGCTGGCGCCCGGCGGCAAGGTCGCCTTCTCCGAACCGGTCTTCGTGACCGACCCGCCCTCCGAAGCCGCGCGTGCCTTCTGGGCCGACTATCCCGGCGTCGGCGGGGCGGCGAGCATCGCCCGGCGGGTAGAGGAAGCGGAATACCGGGCCGTCGCGACGCGCACGCTGACCGGGCAGCCTTGGGCCGACTATTACCTGCCGATGGAAGCGCGGATCGAGCGCCTCCGGCCGGGAGCATCGGGCGCGCTCGCCCAAGTGCTCGACGCGGCGGAGCGCGAGATCGCGCTCTGGCGCGCAGCCCCCGATGAGGTCGCCTATCTTCTGGCTGTGACGGAGCCGGCATGA